Genomic window (Magnolia sinica isolate HGM2019 chromosome 6, MsV1, whole genome shotgun sequence):
TACAATAATAACCTTTCTTTGGTGCACAATGGAGGTCCTCTGAGCATATACACAATCCCTCCAGTGCACATCCCTCCTTGATTATGCTTGGCCCACCCTTGATCCCAAGGATCTGATCCGTCCACTCGTTTGAAAACAACCCAGATGGATCGTATGCTTGTTTCACCTTCAAGAAAGCTAATCTCTTGTCATACTTCTTGATTGCCCCATCGAACGCAAGGTTCCGATTCTTTCCCCAGTGTGGGGTCCCTCCATACTTGAACAATGCAACCTGTTCCACTTCTTCTATGATGTCTTCATACAGTCTTGGGGTCATTGGATCATGGCTTCTGTAATAAGTAATGTCGAAATCCAGACCATCTTCCTGTTTTCCCAAGTAGGCGCTCGAGGCCTTTACATATCGAATGAGGATCCCATTGTAGAGCTCTAGGCCACACATTGCCTTTGGCACTAAGTCCCTAAGCTTCTGCACATCTTTAATGAAATTCTTCACTTTGGACAATCCAATGGTGATTGTCGTCTGATGAAAGAACTGTCCCTTGACCCTAGGATCCCAAGGACATGCCGTAAGGCGGGCGTTTTCTATGCTATCTAGGCATGTCCCGGATGCTTGTAGACGGTTATGGAATCCAACCACCGGATAGCCCGTAAACAAGAGACCATTGTTCATTAATCCATACCCACTGGTCATAAGTGTCGATGTGGTTAGCTTTGAATCGATGCACTTCCCATCACCATTGCTTGTGGCTTCTTGACCCTCCTCTTTTATGCACACACCAAGAAAGTGTCACATGAAGAGAAAATGGTTATACGACGGACTACAGATGACGGCACGTTTGGAATACCCAGGAATTGAGTTGGCTGGGACTGTTCTATGtcaaaataatatttatttagCTTGGGGTCGTACTTAGATTTCACAAAATACCAGCTTAAAAAATACAATTGGGTTCTTTTTTTGCACCACCCCAACCTAGCTCAAACCAAAATTCAATTTGGGGTACTTCCAAATGCAACTCAAAGATATGCATACTTACCGGTTGATCGTACTAATGCCAATGTTAATGTCGATGTAGAACGGAATCCTATGAAGTCGTTGCGGCCATTCCCTGATGCATTGGAGGATATCCGATCGTCCATCCGATAGATCGCCTTACGTTGGCTGGGGTACCATGTTATGTCCCCAAACTCATGCTGATTGCCGAAGGTGACCGCTTTGACTCCCATATCTGAGTCATTACTCACAATATTGGTAATGGACCGTTTGAAAATTGGCTGCAATCTTAGAGTTACCTAAAAATAGAAGAATCATAAAACAAACTTATAATATCTCTTAGTTTACAAGGTTCTCCTTTTTTCAATCTTCTTATAACGCTCCTATTTCAGATTTCACTGAGAAGAGAGAATAAGATACAGAAAGTAGAAGTTTTTACCTCCGGCGAGTGGCCCAGTAGAAGACACTGGTTGGTGGGGCCTGTGAATCAAAACCATCTATCAAGCAGGCCTAATTCGTTGATATAATGCATTTGAAATTCAAAAGTTTCACCAAGGTGGGTTATGCTAGCAATTAGAACTGTGATTTTTAAATGGACACTGAAGTTGGAATACATCATTAATAATTGCTGGGGTTGTGTACTTTTC
Coding sequences:
- the LOC131248623 gene encoding L-gulonolactone oxidase 2-like, producing MQTTTTALYSPSMMPDSRTLQSLIWWYFLFQLLCMVICSPPEDPVQCASKKFNCTITNSYGTFPDRSVCRAGNVVYPTNEEELVAVVAQASMKKRKMKVATRYSHSITKLVCPGGENGLLISTRYLNRTLSVDVSTMLITVESGATLREVIDVAAKSGLVLPYTPYWWGLTIGGLLATGAHGSSLYDKGSSVHDYVVGVRIVTPASASEGYAKVRLLVNSHSDMNAVKVSLGVLGVISQVTLRLQPIFKRSITNIVSNDSDMGVKAVTFGNQHEFGDITWYPSQRKAIYRMDDRISSNASGNGRNDFIGFRSTSTLTLALVRSTEEGQEATSNGDGKCIDSKLTTSTLMTSGYGLMNNGLLFTGYPVVGFHNRLQASGTCLDSIENARLTACPWDPRVKGQFFHQTTITIGLSKVKNFIKDVQKLRDLVPKAMCGLELYNGILIRYVKASSAYLGKQEDGLDFDITYYRSHDPMTPRLYEDIIEEVEQVALFKYGGTPHWGKNRNLAFDGAIKKYDKRLAFLKVKQAYDPSGLFSNEWTDQILGIKGGPSIIKEGCALEGLCICSEDLHCAPKKGYYCRPGKVYTDARVCTRLASSH